The sequence below is a genomic window from Bos javanicus breed banteng chromosome 5, ARS-OSU_banteng_1.0, whole genome shotgun sequence.
CGCTCTGGAGGGCCCCAGCCATCCGGGCGCAGCCTTATCCTCTGAGAACAGAGAGTCGGCTGCTCCCCCAGAGGAGGACAGGCATGGTGCAGAGGATCTGGCCACAAGGGCGGGTCCAGGGGGCCTGGAGGAGGCTGGAGCTCGGCCACAGCAGAGTCACACTGAGACCGAGGGGGCTGCTGCTGAAGGCACCCCCTCAGGCCCGAGAGGGGACAGAACCGAGGAGAAATATCCAGACTCGCTGCTGCAGGGAGCCACAGAGCCCATAGCCCCTTCGCCGCCCCTGGAGCAGACCCAGCCTGGCTCTTCATCCTCCTTGGCTACAAGGCAGGACCCCCAGCCAGTCCCGCGGTCCCGGAAACGCAGCTTGTGTGAAATGTCCCAGAGGCCCAAGCAGGAGGCCAGCCGGGTGGCGCCTGGGGCGGGGCCCCGCCCTTCAGGCCACAGGCAGGGCCTCggggagaagcaggaggaggcCCGGAAACTCATGATGTTTCTGCAGAGGCCAGGAGGCTGGGGGGTGGCAGAGGGGCCCCGAAAGTCCAGGGCCTCCGTGGTGGCTCTGCCGCGATGGCTGGACCTGGGCAGTTGCCTGGAGGCACTGGCCTTTGCCCAGCAGCACGGGGACCCTGGCTTGGCCCAGGAAACCTATGCCTGGATGAGTGACAATCTGCTTCACGTGCTGAGAGACCCGAGCCTCTACCGGCAGCTGAGTGGGGCTGACCGGGAGCGCATCGTGAGCCTGCGCACCAGCCGTGGCCCAGCAGTGCTGGGGGCCCTGGTGCTGCCGGGCCTCTACAGGGCGAGCCGCTCTGAGCTCACACGGGGCTCCCCTGCAGCGGAGGCTCTTGCCGGGGGGCCCGCGGCCCTGCCTCCCCCTGCATACCTGCACGTGTTCCACCCTGGAGAGAACTCCTGGCGGGCCCTGACCAAGGTGCCCCAGGAGGCCCCGCTGCGAGGCTGCGGCCTCTGCACTCTGCACAACTACCTGTTCCTGGCGGGGGGCGTCCGTGGGTCTGGCGCCGAGGCTGTCTGCTGCAACGAGGTGTTCTGCTACAACCCTCTGACCAACATCTGGAGCCAGGTGCGGCCCATGCAGCAGGCGCGCGCCCAGCTGAAACTAGTGGCCCTGGATGGGCTGCTCTACGCCATCGGGGGCGAGTGCCTGTACAGCATGGAGTGCTACGACCCGCGTGTGGACGCCTGGAGCCCCCGCGCGCCCCTCCCTGCGGGTGCCTTCCCCGTGGCTCACGACGCTGTGGCCTGCCAGGGGGACATCTACGTCACCGGGGGCCATCTCTTCCACCGGCTGCTCAGGTACCAGCCCACAAAGGATGCGTGGGATGAGTGCCCCTACAGTGCCAGCCACCGGCGGTCCAGCGACATGGTGGCTCTGGGGGGCTTCCTGTATCGCTTTGACCTTCTGCGGGGCGTGGGCGCCGCGGTGATGCGCTACAACACCGTGACGAGCTCCTGGAGCCGGGCTGTCTCCTTGCCactgcccgcccccaccccgctgcGCTGCGCTGTGCTGGGCAACACGATCTACTGCCTCAACCACCAAGTCACAGCCACCTTCACCGTCTCCGAGGGGACCGCCCAGTTCCACGCCAAGGAGCTGCAGCCTTTCCCCCTGGGGACCAAAGGGGTCCTCTGCCCGTTCACCCTGACTCTTCCTGCCAGGGGCCCACTGCAGACTGCCCTCTGACTGGCTGCTCTCCCGGGAGACCTTGGGGCAGGTCTGACAGGCAGGAGGCGCCCTGGGAGGAGGCTGCGGTGCAGAACCTTCTGCTGCTGTTCCTGGGAtgactttccttttctgttgtaATGAGCCTCCTGACTCCCCCCTTCCAGCCCCCCTTCCTCTGTGCCTGCTCCCCTCAGAGCCCCAGCCCTCAGTGCCTGGGAGCTGGTTGCTGGCATCTTACTTCCCACCGGGCCCAAGCTGCTTCCTGTTTAACCCTTTCCTGGCTGCCTGGGGCCTCAGCCCACTCACCCATCCGTCCCCCAGGCAGAGACCCTCTCACAGTATCACCCTACTGCCTGACCTGACCCGGGGGCTCCAGGCCAGGCAAGGAGCACTCAAGGGGGTGAGAAGGGAGACCAGAAGAGTCCCCAGGGCTTTCTACCTGGCCTGAGGGAGGCCTCCAGAGTCTGGCTGGTTCTATGTTGGACAGCTCTGAAGCCCTGTTTTGTCTAACTGACCTCAAGGCTGAGAACCCTTGTCTGTGAGTGTCCTCCTGGCAGTAACCCCCGCCCAGACCCTCGCCCAGGCCAGCCAGGACCACTCAGCTCACACCCCTCTGCAGCTTGGTGCAGTCTCTCCCTCTGGTTCAGCCCCTGCAGGAGCCCGCCCCCCTTTCCACCAGCCCCTCATTCGCCGTGTGGATGAGACATCTACCATGGCTTTTCCCGTCTGAAATGGGGCCGTGAGAACGTAGGGGCACACCCGAGTGCCCAGCACAGCGCCCCAGACACGCAGCCGAGTAACGACGTTCTCCCCAGCCCTTTGGAACTCACTGTGGGAAGGCAAATAAACGCGCCTGAACGCCGCCCGTGTCCTGCCTGTCTGGCTCCTTTTCCCTTGTTCTCAGTTCAGCGCCACTAGTACTGAGCCCTCTGCTTCATCAGAGCGTCTGCGTCTCGCCCGTCTCATGTGCTGCTGACAGGGCCTGAATGCAGCTGGGTGAGACAGAAAGGATCCTGAGGTGCTTGAAAATAAGTTTATTGAGAAACAAGCTCTGTGCCCAGGCCGTGAGTTGGGGTCGCTGCGGTTCCGCCCGGGGGCCTACTGCGCGCGCTTGGCCTCACTGAGCAGCTCCTGCCACTTCTTTTCCATCTCCTCCTTGCAGTTGAGGAAGGCGTCCTCCAGCCGCCGCATGGACTCCGCCAGCGCGGGGTTGGTGCGCATCACCACCATGTCGTAGGCCATCCACGTGGCCTGCACTGCAACAGCCAGACAGGCCCTGGTCAGACCACGGGGGCGGCTGCAGCGCTGGGCCCCCTGGCGAGGGCTGGGTGCCTCTGCTCACGCCTGGCATCCTGGGACAGGACGCGCTGAGCCACCCAGCTACTCTAAGGAGAGAAAGCGGGTCGGCCATGTGTCAGAGGGCTCATAACAACCCCTATTAAATCTCCTCTCTACACAGAGCAGGAACGAACCTTCCCTAATCTCACCAAGTCTTAACTTCGGAATACACTAGCCCACAACACTAAAAGGTTGGATGGCAGTATGACGTGAAATGTTAGGAAAGATTAAACACGGGTCCTTACCCATCTGCAGTTCACAGCTAGTGGTTGCAGGGTGACTCCCAAGAAGTGCTCCTCCACCCAAGCTCACATGCTCAGGTAGGGCTGACCACTCCCATTCCTGCGAGGCCTGAGCCTCAGGTTTTCTCATGCTCATAGGCCTGGGATGCCTGCCCGCCTCCGCCAGGACACCCCTCCGCTTTCACTAAGGCCAGTCCAGGGGCTCCTCCTTTCGTGGAGGTTTGCATGTTCATGTTAGGTGTCCTTTGGTACTCACCACTGGACTGACCGACTGTCTTTCCCTCTGAGAGCAACTGGAGGGCAGCGCCCCGGGCCTGTAGGTGAACTTGCGCTTCCTGTGCAAATCCAGTGCTGTGTAGAAACTGCACCTCACCCCTTCCCTCACCTCACCCCTTCCCTCTGAGCACTCGCGTGCTTCTCCCCCTTAGACCTATGAATAGGAGGGTCATCTCTGCAGCAAACACATCCCCTTAGAACTTCTGGCTGGGCTAAAAAAGGCTGGATACTTTGGGGAACTATATCCTTCAGGAAATTAACCAGAGGAGAGACAGGCAGGGAATCCCCCGGCAGTTCAGGGTTAGGATTCTgtactttcactgccgagggtgcaagttcaacccctggtcagggaactacgatcCTGCAAGCTGTATGGTGctgctgaaaaaagaaaaaataggtggATGATTAATGACAAATGCACACGTATGTCTACACGCAACACAGGTGAGCAGCGTGACAGACTTGAGGTTTCACAGAGAGCGGCAGCCGTGTGGCTGGGGAAACAGCGTTAGAGGAGGTGCATGCAGCGCACCTCGGCAGACACAGGGCACGTGATGCCTGCCAGCACAGGGGCCCTCCGGCTTCTGGAAGCAAGACTCACTTGGGACACCTGTTACATGCAGACAGCTGGGCCCTCTCAAAGCTCAAAGAGGTTCTTATGTAGTGCGCTGAGGATGGTGCCCCGGAACCTGCATCTTAACAAGCATCCTGGGTAATTCTGTGCAGGAAGCTCGCAGACCATCATGTCAGCCACCTGGACAGCAGGTGGAGCATGGACCTGAGGCCAAGACTCTCTACTCACTGGCCGTGTGACCTGGAGTCAGAGAGTTCAACTACTAACCTCATCTCCTCACACGTCAAGGCCGGACAACGTCCGGATCTCATGgcttgctgtgaagattaaatggatGATGTATGTAAACTGCCTCGCACATATTAAGTGCTCAAGAAAGGAGAAACTCCCCTCTTctctcaagaaataaaaaaaaaaaaaaggagaaactcctactataaaataaacaagtgaggTATTCAGGACAGAGAACTAGGGTGGgtaaaacaaaacgaaacaaaaaatTAGCTCACAGAAAAGAATCTCATACAGACCTACACAGCAGCTGAAATTATAGCCCTGAGTTTCCTGAGGCCAAAGCAGAGAAGGAAACATGCTCAGTTTCAAAATTtagtgatgggacttccctggtagtgcagtggataagaatccgcctgccaatgcggggttCGAGCCCTGCTCTGGGGAGAGTCCACATGTCTTGGGATGACTAAGTTTGTGTGCCACAAGCACTGAcctgcactctggagcctgcacactgcgactactgagcccatgtgctgcagttctgaagcctgcgtgcccggCCTGActctgctacaagagaagccaccacaatgaaaagtttGCGCACTGCgacaagagtagcccctgcttgccacacctagagggagccaaagcaaagcaaggaagacccagtacagccaaaaataaataaataaaaatatttttaaaaatagaatgctgaaaattattttttaaaaagattcagtgagcataaaataaaaacaaacccattGTTTATGGCACTTTTATCCTAAGAAAGAATTTTCCTATAGGTATATTTCATAAGAGGTGTGTAATATAGTTGAAAATGTCCTTGACAACATCCCTACTTTAAATACAAAGagggactttcccagtggtccagaggctaagactcgaCGCTCCCAATGTAGgcagcccaggttcagtccctgatcaaggaactagatcctacatgccgtgccgaaactaaagatcctgcatgctgaaactaagacccagcacagccaaataaataaattaaaaaaaatacaaagatattCTCCTGTGTCAACCATTGTAATCACTGGTAAAAGAAAGCTGGAGGCACAGCACCAAAGCGCACTTCAGAAAAGGTGATTCAGTGAGACTCGGAAACACCGTATCGAGTGCATGGCTCTCTGTAATTTGATCCAAGGGAAAAACAGTATAGATAGGAAGACTCACAATTATCCACAAGTCCTTCAGAAATGTGTCTCCTGAGTTTTTCGTTCATTCAGTATTTACTGAGCGCTTGCTCTGTGTTGGCGTTTCACTAAGGCAGCCCTGATGACACAGCAGGCTACCAGGGTGGACGCATCCTGCGCTCAGGAGCATCTATGCTAGTTGCGGTGGGAGGACACAGATAATAAACACACAACACAACTACACACTGTGAAAGGAGCTACAGAGGAAACAAGCAGCATGTACTGTGACAGAGAAATGAGGTAGGAGAGCCTTAGTTTAGACCAGGTAGTGAGGGCAGGCCCTCTCAGGGGGCCTTCGGTAAGGCCAGCAGAGTAGCAAAGCCAAGGTGCTATCTctggttcagttcacttcagtcgctcagtagtgtacgactctttgcaaccacgtggactgtagcacaccaggcttccccatccatcaccaactcccagagcctggtcaaactcatgtccgtggagtcagtgatgccatccaaccatctcatcctctgttgtccccttctcctcctgccctcaatctttcccagaatcagggtctttttcaatgagtcagttcttcacatcaggtgtgtcaaagtattgaagcttcagtatcagcatcagtccttccaatgaatattcaggactgatttttttttttaggattgactggtttgatctccttgcagtccaagggaccctcaagagtcttctccaccaccaccattcaaaagcatcaattcttcagtactcagccttctttatggtccaactctcacatccatccatgactactggaaaaaccatagctttgactagatggacttttgctggcaaagtaatgtatctgctttttaacatgcggtctaggttggttatagattttcttcgagggagcaagcatcttttaatttcaagtctgcagtcaccatctgcagtgattttggagcccaagaaaataaagtctgtcactgtttccattgttttccattccccatctatttgccattaagtgatggcactggatgctatgattttagttttttggatgctgagttttaagccagcattttcactctcctctttcactttcatcaagaggttcttcagttcctcttcattttctgccataagggtggtgttatctgcatatctgaggttattgatatttctcccagcaggcttgattccagcttgtgcttcatccagcccagcatttcacatgatgtactctgcatataagttaaataagtagggtgacaatatacagccttgtcgtactctttcccagtttggaaccagtctgttgttccatgtccggttctaactgttgcttcttgacctgcgtacaggtttctcaggaggcaggtaagatgatatggtattcccatctcttgaagaatg
It includes:
- the KLHDC7B gene encoding kelch domain-containing protein 7B translates to MVLRSHPFPRPERPQGRAPRAALEGPSHPGAALSSENRESAAPPEEDRHGAEDLATRAGPGGLEEAGARPQQSHTETEGAAAEGTPSGPRGDRTEEKYPDSLLQGATEPIAPSPPLEQTQPGSSSSLATRQDPQPVPRSRKRSLCEMSQRPKQEASRVAPGAGPRPSGHRQGLGEKQEEARKLMMFLQRPGGWGVAEGPRKSRASVVALPRWLDLGSCLEALAFAQQHGDPGLAQETYAWMSDNLLHVLRDPSLYRQLSGADRERIVSLRTSRGPAVLGALVLPGLYRASRSELTRGSPAAEALAGGPAALPPPAYLHVFHPGENSWRALTKVPQEAPLRGCGLCTLHNYLFLAGGVRGSGAEAVCCNEVFCYNPLTNIWSQVRPMQQARAQLKLVALDGLLYAIGGECLYSMECYDPRVDAWSPRAPLPAGAFPVAHDAVACQGDIYVTGGHLFHRLLRYQPTKDAWDECPYSASHRRSSDMVALGGFLYRFDLLRGVGAAVMRYNTVTSSWSRAVSLPLPAPTPLRCAVLGNTIYCLNHQVTATFTVSEGTAQFHAKELQPFPLGTKGVLCPFTLTLPARGPLQTAL
- the CPT1B gene encoding carnitine O-palmitoyltransferase 1, muscle isoform isoform X4 translates to MADPDPGERNYDNMLKMLSDLNKDLEKLLEEMEKISVQATWMAYDMVVMRTNPALAESMRRLEDAFLNCKEEMEKKWQELLSEAKRAQ